In Tubulanus polymorphus chromosome 2, tnTubPoly1.2, whole genome shotgun sequence, a single window of DNA contains:
- the LOC141898867 gene encoding BTB/POZ domain-containing adapter for CUL3-mediated RhoA degradation protein 3-like: MSGEQRLVIRGNDSKYVKLNVGGSLFYTTIGTLTKQDTMLRAMFSGRMEVLTDPEGWILIDRCGKHFATILNFLRDGSVSLPDTKRELTDLLFEAKYYLVQGLVDAAETALKKKNEELEPICRVPLITSQKEEQSLIQSTSKPVVKLLCNRHNNKYSYTSNSDDNLLRNIELFDKLSLRFTGRVLFIKDVIGSNEICCWSFYGHGQKVAEVCCTSIVYGTDKKHTKVEFPEAKIYEETLNVLLYENRDKGPDAELMQATRGYTVGSSVGGGYHSDDDGDEGTSRMRRK; the protein is encoded by the exons ATGTCTGGGGAACAACGCCTTGTTATCCGTGGAAACGATTCCAAATATGTCAAACTTAATGTCGGCGGTTCCCTGTTTTATACGACGATCGGCACACTTACAAAACAAGATACGATGTTACGAGCAATGTTCAGTGGGAGAATGGAAGTTCTCACTGATCCTGAAG GCTGGATATTAATTGATCGATGCGGAAAACATTTTGCGACGATTTTGAACTTTCTTCGCGACGGTTCGGTTTCGTTGCCGGACACGAAACGGGAACTGACCGATTTATTGTTCGAGGCGAAATACTACTTAGTGCAAGGACTCGTTGATGCCGCCGAGACGGCGCTGAAGAAGAAAAACGAAGAATTGGAGCCGATTTGCCGCGTTCCTTTGATTACTTCGCAGAAAGAGGAACAATCTCTTATACAGTCGACTTCAAAG ccTGTTGTCAAACTTCTATGTAACCGTCACAATAACAAGTATTCATACACAAG taattcAGACGACAATTTACTACGGAATATCgaactttttgataaactgTCTCTAAGATTCACGGGTAGAGTGTTGTTCATCAAGGACGTGATTGGCAGTAATGAAATATGCTGCTGGTCCTTTTACGGTCACGGACAAAAAGTTGCCGAAGTTTGCTGTACGTCGATCGTTTATGGAACAGATAAGAAACATACGAAG GTTGAATTTCCCGAAGCGAAAATCTATGAGGAGACATTAAATGTGCTGCTGTATGAGAACAGAGATAAAGGACCCGATGCTGAATTAATGCAAGCAACGCGTGGTTACACAGTCGGTAGCTCGGTCGGCGGTGGTTACCATAGCGACGATGATGGAGACGAGGGCACGTCAAGAATGAGAAGAAAGTAA